One genomic window of Devosia salina includes the following:
- a CDS encoding 4a-hydroxytetrahydrobiopterin dehydratase, which yields MVEKLSTAARQEALAELGGWSYDADADALVREYKFRDFSAAFAFMTRVALLAEKAGHHPDWSNVYNTVSIRLSTHDAGGLSEKDVDLARRIDALGA from the coding sequence ATGGTGGAGAAATTGTCGACTGCTGCGCGCCAGGAGGCATTGGCCGAACTCGGCGGCTGGTCCTATGACGCGGATGCCGATGCCCTGGTGCGGGAATACAAGTTCAGGGATTTCTCGGCAGCCTTCGCCTTCATGACCCGGGTCGCCCTGCTGGCCGAAAAGGCCGGGCACCACCCGGACTGGTCCAATGTGTACAACACCGTCTCGATCCGCCTCTCGACCCATGACGCCGGGGGGCTGAGCGAAAAGGATGTTGATCTTGCCCGACGCATCGACGCCCTGGGGGCCTGA
- a CDS encoding error-prone DNA polymerase has translation MNQIVSLSRPAPAGPSVPAPSPAYAELVTTSNFSFLRGGSHPEELVAGAMHMGMNALGLCDRNSFAGVVRGYVTARDRGEIAPGFRYLVGVRLCFADDTPDIIAYPSDRVAYGRLCKLLTIANRRGEKGNPVLLFDDLFGSGNPASTQLQGPPEDFSQGQLFILMPDEADWGRTEKTLDHLGRKAPGRVWVAGVPRFDGQDRARLNRVAALAGRHGAAMIASNDVRYHEPDRCLVLDVVTCIREHVTLEEAGFRLAASAERHLKNPREMARLFAGHPDAIAQTQAFVARIGFSLDQLKYNYPEETIGTGETAQQTLERLTWEGAEKRYPAGVPEAVKRSLWTELCLIAYKHYAAYFLTVHDIVRYARHERHILCQGRGSAANSAVCFCLEITEVDPAKANLVFGRFISTERDEPPDIDVDFEHERREEVMQYVYEKYGGRRTGLTANVICYRSKSAIRESAKVFGVSDDTIAAFNQLHWGWGSSVNLKDLVGLGLNPDDPVLAQMFEVVKVLKGFPRHLSQHVGGFVITRDSLESLVPIGQSAMDSRSIIEWNKDDIDALGILKVDILALGMLSCLRRAFELLHVHYGQDLRLVDLLAEETGDGPMDRERVYAMIQRADTLGVFQIESRAQMSMLPRLKPARFYDLVIEVAIVRPGPIQGDMVHPYLRRRQGLEKVEYPSAALADVLERTLGVPLFQEQAMQIAIVGAGFSPGKADQLRRAMAAWRRTGRIAQFGEEFIAGMVGNGYDLAFAKQSFAQIQGFAEYGFPESHAASFALLVYASCWFKCHYPDVFACALLNSQPMGFYAPSQIVRDVREHGVEMREADVNLSELECVLEASEHRAADHLWQRHADMAGDILSNRAIRLGLRFVEGLAENDINRIVARRGAGYKSVRDLWLRTGVPIASLEKLARADAFASMGLNRRDALWAVKGLVGTHGAETLPLFAAAETPAVALAEEPAGLPPMQPGEEVIHDYATLSLSLKGHPVGFLRPMLMARGTTRADNLAGIANDIVVEVAGLVLVRQRPGTASGVIFVTLEDETGVANIVVWPKLFQDDRLRKVLLSSRMLAVRGKVQSEQGVIHIIAQDMTDLTPHLLDLSHGKDIGDAAMARADEGKSGPPGSQSRDRIAVREVEMARRRAYAAMPNGRNFH, from the coding sequence ATGAACCAGATCGTCTCCCTGTCCCGGCCGGCGCCGGCCGGCCCTTCCGTCCCGGCCCCATCCCCGGCCTATGCCGAACTGGTCACGACCAGCAATTTCTCCTTCCTGCGCGGCGGCTCGCATCCGGAGGAGCTGGTGGCCGGGGCCATGCATATGGGCATGAATGCCCTGGGCCTGTGCGATCGCAACAGCTTTGCCGGGGTGGTGCGTGGCTATGTGACGGCGCGCGACAGGGGTGAGATCGCGCCGGGGTTCCGCTATCTGGTCGGGGTGCGCCTCTGCTTTGCCGACGATACGCCCGACATCATCGCCTATCCGAGCGACCGGGTAGCCTATGGGCGGCTCTGCAAGCTGCTCACCATTGCCAACAGGCGGGGTGAAAAGGGCAATCCCGTGCTGCTGTTCGATGATCTGTTCGGCTCTGGCAATCCGGCTTCGACGCAGCTTCAGGGCCCGCCGGAGGATTTTTCGCAGGGCCAGCTCTTCATCCTCATGCCCGATGAGGCGGATTGGGGCCGAACCGAAAAGACCCTTGATCATCTGGGGCGCAAGGCGCCCGGGCGGGTCTGGGTGGCCGGGGTGCCCCGCTTCGACGGGCAGGACCGCGCCCGGCTCAACCGCGTTGCCGCACTCGCCGGCCGGCACGGCGCTGCCATGATCGCCAGCAATGATGTGCGCTATCACGAGCCTGATCGATGCCTGGTGCTCGATGTGGTCACCTGCATCCGCGAGCATGTGACGCTGGAAGAAGCCGGTTTCCGCCTCGCCGCCAGTGCCGAGCGGCATCTCAAAAACCCAAGGGAAATGGCCCGACTCTTTGCCGGCCATCCCGACGCCATTGCCCAGACGCAGGCCTTTGTTGCCCGCATCGGTTTTTCGCTCGACCAGCTCAAATATAATTATCCCGAGGAGACGATCGGCACGGGCGAGACGGCGCAGCAGACGCTGGAGCGGCTGACTTGGGAAGGGGCTGAAAAACGCTATCCCGCGGGCGTCCCCGAAGCGGTCAAGCGCTCGCTTTGGACCGAATTGTGCCTGATCGCCTACAAGCACTACGCGGCCTATTTCCTTACCGTGCACGACATTGTCCGCTATGCCCGGCATGAACGGCATATCCTGTGTCAGGGGCGCGGCTCGGCGGCCAATTCGGCCGTGTGCTTCTGCCTCGAAATCACCGAAGTCGACCCGGCCAAGGCCAATCTGGTGTTTGGCCGCTTCATCTCCACCGAGCGGGACGAACCGCCCGATATCGACGTCGATTTCGAGCACGAGCGGCGCGAGGAGGTGATGCAATATGTCTATGAGAAATATGGCGGGCGCCGCACCGGGCTGACGGCCAATGTGATCTGCTATCGCTCGAAAAGCGCCATTCGCGAAAGCGCCAAGGTGTTCGGGGTCTCCGACGACACCATTGCCGCCTTCAACCAGCTGCACTGGGGCTGGGGTAGTTCGGTCAATCTCAAGGATCTGGTTGGGCTGGGGCTCAATCCCGACGACCCGGTGCTGGCGCAGATGTTCGAGGTGGTCAAGGTGCTCAAGGGCTTCCCCCGCCATCTCAGCCAGCATGTGGGCGGCTTCGTCATCACCCGCGATTCGCTCGAAAGCCTCGTCCCCATCGGCCAGTCGGCCATGGACAGCCGCTCCATCATCGAATGGAACAAGGACGATATCGATGCCCTGGGCATCCTCAAGGTCGATATCCTCGCTTTGGGCATGCTTTCCTGCCTGCGGCGCGCCTTCGAGCTCCTCCATGTCCATTACGGACAGGATCTGCGGCTGGTGGATCTTCTGGCCGAAGAGACCGGCGATGGGCCGATGGACAGGGAGCGGGTCTATGCCATGATCCAGCGGGCCGACACGCTGGGCGTGTTCCAGATCGAGAGCCGGGCGCAGATGAGCATGCTGCCGCGCCTGAAACCGGCGCGCTTCTATGACCTGGTGATCGAGGTCGCGATCGTCCGGCCCGGTCCCATCCAGGGCGATATGGTGCATCCCTATCTGCGGCGCCGGCAGGGGCTGGAAAAGGTCGAGTATCCCAGCGCGGCCCTGGCCGATGTCCTGGAACGGACACTGGGCGTGCCTCTGTTTCAGGAGCAGGCCATGCAGATCGCCATTGTCGGGGCCGGGTTTTCACCGGGCAAGGCCGACCAGCTGCGCCGCGCCATGGCGGCCTGGCGGCGCACCGGCAGGATTGCCCAGTTCGGCGAGGAGTTCATCGCCGGCATGGTGGGCAATGGCTATGATCTGGCCTTTGCCAAGCAGAGCTTTGCCCAGATTCAGGGCTTTGCCGAATATGGCTTTCCCGAAAGCCACGCGGCCAGTTTCGCGCTTCTGGTCTATGCCTCGTGCTGGTTCAAGTGCCATTACCCCGATGTCTTTGCCTGCGCGCTGCTCAATTCCCAGCCCATGGGGTTCTATGCGCCCAGCCAGATCGTGCGCGATGTGCGCGAGCACGGCGTCGAAATGCGCGAGGCCGATGTCAACCTGTCCGAGCTGGAATGCGTGCTGGAGGCCTCCGAACACCGGGCCGCCGATCATCTCTGGCAGCGCCACGCCGACATGGCGGGCGATATCCTTTCGAACCGGGCCATCCGCCTGGGCCTGCGCTTTGTCGAGGGCCTGGCCGAAAACGACATCAACCGCATCGTGGCGCGGCGCGGGGCGGGCTACAAGTCCGTCCGCGATCTATGGCTGCGCACCGGGGTACCCATTGCCAGCCTCGAAAAGCTGGCCCGGGCCGATGCCTTTGCCTCGATGGGGCTCAACCGCCGCGACGCGCTCTGGGCGGTCAAGGGGCTGGTGGGCACGCATGGCGCGGAGACCCTGCCGCTCTTTGCCGCTGCCGAAACCCCCGCAGTCGCGCTGGCCGAAGAGCCCGCCGGCCTGCCGCCGATGCAACCGGGCGAGGAGGTCATCCATGACTATGCAACGCTCTCGCTTTCGCTCAAGGGGCATCCGGTCGGGTTTCTCAGACCCATGCTGATGGCGCGAGGAACCACGCGGGCGGACAATCTTGCCGGCATTGCCAATGACATCGTGGTGGAGGTGGCCGGGCTGGTACTGGTGCGCCAGCGCCCCGGCACGGCGAGTGGGGTGATTTTCGTGACGCTCGAAGACGAGACCGGGGTGGCCAATATCGTGGTCTGGCCCAAGCTGTTCCAGGATGACCGGTTGCGCAAGGTCCTGCTCTCGAGTCGCATGCTGGCGGTGCGCGGCAAGGTGCAGTCCGAGCAGGGTGTCATTCATATCATTGCCCAGGACATGACCGATCTCACCCCGCATCTGCTCGATCTTTCGCATGGCAAGGATATTGGCGATGCCGCAATGGCCCGGGCCGACGAAGGCAAGTCAGGCCCGCCCGGCAGCCAGAGTCGCGATCGCATTGCCGTGCGGGAAGTGGAAATGGCGCGGCGCCGCGCCTATGCCGCCATGCCCAATGGCCGCAATTTCCACTAA
- a CDS encoding Y-family DNA polymerase yields the protein MALQHSLPISMGRTGLAPERRFLVLYLPHWATDYLKRRDPALEAPLVLYERIKGGLRLAALDAEAMALGLRHGQNLADARAMVPRLIVREHDPAALEAGFADLADWHSNASPLVSVLTDLAPYGDLVLDITGVSHLFGGEAAMLRLLLGRLRVLGYTVAGAIAPTIGAAWAVSHFARSQVVGPEALEGVLDALPVAALRLDPQQIATLSQMGLLRIGQLRARPRKPLQARFGQSLLVRIDQAFGEIEERMAPRLPQVDHAVEHRFADPIALMDDVLAVTQDLAVQLSCQLEKAGLGGQSFHLFLYRVDHKVMTLSLNSARVTRDPSHITDLFRHRAQRLEGEYDAGFGIDMVRLAVSSLDRLDALQTGAFATQTGLNELDRLLDRLGSRLGSEAVLQTELVASHIPERAARLVPAVAAMPNPVQPPRLVRPLRLLPMPEPVSINAEVPDGLPASMIWRRQSYRLVKAAGPERISAEWWRTGERLQLVPPARPKEGEPQPHIPDLPLFDPEAGTRDYYRVEDEEGRRFWLFRQGLYGGPVHPAWYVHGLFA from the coding sequence ATGGCTTTGCAACACTCCCTACCCATATCCATGGGGCGAACCGGTCTGGCACCGGAGCGACGCTTTCTGGTGCTCTACCTGCCGCATTGGGCGACCGACTATCTCAAACGGCGTGATCCGGCGCTCGAAGCGCCCCTGGTGCTCTATGAGCGGATCAAGGGGGGACTGCGCCTCGCGGCTCTCGATGCCGAAGCCATGGCCCTGGGGCTGCGGCATGGCCAGAACCTGGCAGATGCCCGGGCCATGGTGCCCCGGCTGATCGTGCGCGAACACGATCCGGCGGCGCTCGAAGCCGGCTTTGCCGATCTTGCCGACTGGCATTCCAATGCCAGTCCCCTGGTCTCGGTGCTCACCGATCTTGCGCCCTATGGCGATCTGGTGCTCGACATTACCGGGGTCAGCCATCTCTTTGGCGGCGAGGCGGCAATGCTGCGCCTGCTGCTCGGCCGCCTCCGGGTGCTGGGCTATACGGTGGCCGGGGCCATTGCCCCCACCATCGGGGCGGCCTGGGCGGTCAGTCATTTTGCACGCAGCCAGGTGGTCGGGCCCGAAGCGCTGGAAGGTGTGCTCGATGCCCTGCCGGTGGCGGCCCTGCGGCTCGATCCGCAGCAAATTGCCACCCTGTCGCAGATGGGGCTGTTGCGTATCGGGCAGTTGCGTGCCCGGCCGCGCAAACCGCTGCAGGCGCGGTTCGGGCAGTCGCTGCTGGTCCGGATCGATCAGGCCTTCGGCGAGATCGAGGAGCGCATGGCGCCGCGCCTGCCGCAGGTCGATCACGCGGTCGAACATCGCTTTGCCGATCCCATCGCGCTGATGGACGACGTGCTGGCGGTGACCCAGGACCTGGCGGTGCAACTGTCCTGCCAGCTGGAAAAGGCGGGGCTGGGCGGGCAGAGTTTTCACCTGTTTCTCTATCGCGTCGACCACAAGGTGATGACGCTTTCGCTCAATTCGGCGCGGGTCACGCGCGATCCCAGCCACATCACCGATCTGTTCCGGCATCGGGCGCAGCGGCTGGAGGGGGAATATGACGCCGGTTTCGGCATCGACATGGTGCGCCTGGCAGTCAGTTCCCTTGACCGGCTCGATGCACTGCAGACCGGCGCCTTTGCCACCCAAACCGGGCTCAATGAACTCGATCGCCTGCTCGACCGGCTGGGAAGCCGGCTGGGGAGCGAGGCGGTGCTGCAGACCGAGCTGGTGGCCAGCCATATTCCCGAGCGGGCGGCAAGGCTGGTCCCGGCGGTGGCGGCAATGCCCAATCCGGTGCAGCCGCCGCGCCTTGTCCGGCCCTTGCGCCTGTTGCCCATGCCCGAGCCGGTTTCCATCAATGCCGAAGTGCCCGATGGCCTGCCCGCATCGATGATCTGGCGGCGCCAGAGCTATCGGCTGGTCAAGGCGGCCGGGCCGGAGCGCATCAGCGCCGAATGGTGGCGGACCGGGGAGCGGTTGCAACTGGTGCCGCCGGCCCGGCCGAAAGAGGGTGAGCCCCAACCCCATATCCCCGATCTGCCGCTGTTCGATCCAGAAGCCGGCACGCGTGATTATTACCGGGTCGAGGATGAGGAGGGGCGGCGGTTCTGGCTGTTCCGGCAGGGGCTCTATGGTGGGCCGGTGCATCCGGCCTGGTATGTGCATGGGCTGTTCGCATGA